A genomic region of Roseateles amylovorans contains the following coding sequences:
- a CDS encoding contractile injection system tape measure protein, which translates to MPEGHVIEHLEAAADLRVPMALHAETATRWQDFAQGPALTIVDELFNEFSGPDEIWRLSSLDLDLGDVNDLGPDLERIWARRLREVLRKRLVDLRGPTGAAAAVPGLRSRAASRLDLLLHFLRHGRLPWHGRGEDPMTLAAEVLRDHGAALAAALRRMDDRPRMLRRMVAQFDREWLAALVHLLMPGEPGAARRLLDSVSPSGLGGHAPAGTWTLWMALLDEAMAHGGGAKPAATALWRAQLVAALEAGDGFSSANDPLLAVASVWDPLLRDDRAWLKQTLQRYGRTDALRQRLVMALPAAVLPQLLTLWLGDALQVAVHRWIDTVTAGTPASAADTAERRQWLWQATLDHALRGETARFDAERYAAQVIHHVGTVSPPGREAPRRWFDRVAKAATSVLSAAAAALRLRWRPNAEPTLDDGLEGDGLNEAEAPAPLEAMSVENAGLVLLSPYLPRLFSMLDLGTERAFHSEASAIRGVLVLQLLATGQTDAPEPSLLLNKLLCGLDLALPVPRDWTPTAAERQAVDGLLGAVIQHWRALGSTSVGGLQGTFLRRLGRLSRERGDEDAGDSEAWRLAVEPGTFDMLIDRLPWGYSTVKFPWMERVLHVDWR; encoded by the coding sequence ATGCCTGAGGGCCATGTCATCGAGCATCTGGAGGCGGCGGCGGACCTGCGCGTGCCGATGGCGCTGCATGCCGAGACCGCCACCCGCTGGCAGGACTTTGCCCAGGGGCCGGCGCTGACGATCGTGGACGAGCTGTTCAACGAGTTCAGCGGCCCGGATGAGATCTGGCGCCTGTCCTCGCTGGACCTGGACCTGGGCGACGTCAACGACCTCGGCCCGGACCTGGAGCGGATCTGGGCGCGCCGCCTGCGCGAGGTGCTGCGCAAGCGGCTGGTCGACCTGCGGGGACCGACCGGCGCCGCCGCCGCAGTGCCGGGTCTGCGCAGCCGCGCCGCGAGTCGGCTGGACTTGCTGCTGCACTTCCTGCGCCATGGCCGGCTGCCCTGGCACGGTCGTGGCGAGGATCCGATGACGCTGGCGGCCGAGGTTCTGCGGGATCACGGTGCCGCGCTGGCAGCCGCCCTGCGCCGGATGGACGACCGCCCGCGGATGCTGCGCCGGATGGTGGCCCAGTTCGACCGGGAATGGCTGGCCGCGCTGGTGCATCTGTTGATGCCGGGTGAGCCCGGCGCCGCACGGCGGCTGCTGGACAGCGTGTCGCCCAGCGGTCTCGGCGGCCATGCGCCCGCGGGCACCTGGACCTTGTGGATGGCGCTGCTGGATGAAGCCATGGCGCATGGCGGCGGCGCGAAGCCGGCCGCCACCGCCCTGTGGCGTGCCCAGCTGGTGGCGGCGCTGGAAGCGGGCGACGGCTTTTCATCAGCCAACGATCCGTTGCTGGCGGTGGCCTCGGTCTGGGACCCACTGCTTCGGGACGACCGCGCCTGGCTGAAGCAGACGCTGCAGCGCTATGGGCGAACCGATGCGCTGCGTCAACGGCTGGTCATGGCGCTGCCGGCAGCGGTGCTGCCGCAGTTGCTGACGCTGTGGCTGGGCGACGCGCTGCAGGTGGCGGTCCACCGATGGATCGACACGGTGACGGCGGGCACACCCGCGTCCGCCGCCGACACGGCCGAACGCCGGCAGTGGCTCTGGCAAGCCACGCTGGACCACGCCCTGCGCGGCGAGACCGCGCGCTTCGATGCCGAGCGTTATGCCGCCCAGGTGATCCACCATGTCGGGACGGTCTCGCCGCCCGGACGCGAGGCGCCCCGCCGTTGGTTCGACCGGGTGGCCAAGGCCGCGACCTCGGTGCTGTCGGCGGCGGCTGCGGCCTTGCGCTTGCGCTGGCGTCCCAACGCCGAGCCGACGCTGGACGACGGGCTGGAGGGCGATGGCCTGAACGAGGCGGAAGCGCCGGCCCCGCTGGAAGCCATGTCGGTAGAGAACGCGGGACTGGTGCTGCTGTCACCCTATCTGCCACGGCTGTTCTCGATGCTGGACCTGGGCACCGAACGCGCCTTCCACAGCGAGGCTTCGGCGATTCGCGGCGTGCTGGTGCTGCAGTTGCTGGCCACCGGCCAGACCGACGCACCAGAGCCGTCGCTGCTGCTGAACAAGCTGCTGTGCGGCCTGGACCTCGCCCTGCCGGTCCCGCGCGACTGGACGCCGACGGCCGCAGAGCGGCAGGCGGTGGACGGCCTGCTGGGCGCGGTGATCCAGCACTGGCGTGCGCTGGGCAGCACCTCGGTGGGCGGGCTGCAGGGCACCTTCCTGCGTCGGCTGGGCCGCCTGAGCCGCGAACGCGGCGACGAAGACGCCGGCGACAGCGAGGCCTGGCGCCTGGCCGTCGAGCCCGGCACCTTCGACATGCTGATCGATCGGCTCCCCTGGGGCTATTCGACAGTGAAGTTCCCCTGGATGGAAAGGGTCCTGCATGTGGACTGGCGATGA